A single window of Dermacentor albipictus isolate Rhodes 1998 colony chromosome 1, USDA_Dalb.pri_finalv2, whole genome shotgun sequence DNA harbors:
- the LOC139054388 gene encoding uncharacterized protein: MGRLCGLYKEVMRDTPANAVQPRPPNRPPISISTELPGVSKNRSPTCALQETAASLVQEKLGDHLHIFVDGSVIPETGSSTAACVAPVLQKSKVCRLPGHASSTAAELAGLYLAVDLLAEELPTTPAAIFCDSKAALLCLQSPDNASLGVALLSSRLAALQDAGYSISLHWLPAHVGIPGNEKADTLAKSAHHPSVPFSPAVTAAGFTRHRLLRHIVACHPDKRVSLGRLPRPLPQHGLPRSDISLLLRLRVGCYRPAAHRHRLGKAISPACASCGELETLKHVLLACPAHLQHRGRLLQEFSRLGLPCSRQEDILFTNRNQLPAFLSVIEYLDWSGLSAKL, translated from the coding sequence atgggacggCTGTGTGGCCTCTATAAGGAAGTCATGCGGGACACGCCTGCAAACGCTGTACAGCCTCGCCCACCAAACCGACCACCAATCTCTATCTCGAcggagctgccaggtgtctcaaagaaccgttccccaacatgtgccctacagGAGACTGCAGCCTCTCTCGTCCAAGAGAAacttggggaccaccttcacatcttcgtcgatggatccgtgataccggagacgggctcatccacagcagcctgcgttgcaccggTCCTACAAAAGAGCAAGGTGTGCCGTCTCCCGGGACATGCaagctctaccgcagcagagctagcaggactctaccttgctgtggacctactggCGGAGGAGCTACCAACGACTCCGGCAGCTAttttctgcgactccaaggcggcgctGCTTTGCCTGCAGAGCCCTGACAACGCTAGCCTTGGGGTTGCACTGCTCTCCTCAAGACTGGCGGCCCTTCAGGATGCAGGATACTCAATATCCTTGCACTGGCTACCGGCGCACGTAGGGATCCCTGGCAATGAAAAAGCAGACACTCTCGCAAAGAGCGCCCACCACCCAAGCGTCCCCttcagccctgctgtaacggccgcggGCTTCACAAGACACAGGCTGCTCCGGCACATCGTCGCCTGCCATCCGGATAAACGGGTATCCCTAGGACGGCTTCcgcggcctcttccacagcacggcctcccacgaaGTGATATCTCGTTGCTTCTCAGGCTGCGGGTTGGTTGCTACAGACCGGCAGCCCaccggcaccgccttgggaaagccatttcaccagcctgtgcctcctgcggTGAACTAGAGACTCTGAAGCACGTTCTGCTGGcatgccctgctcacctgcagcatcggggccgacttctgcaggagttctcccgcctggggctcccatgttcacgacaggaagacatCCTATTCACCaatcgtaatcagctaccagccttcctaagtgtcatcgagtacctcgactggtcggggctctcggcgaaaCTCTAG